Within Mesotoga sp. UBA6090, the genomic segment AGGCTCAGTATTATGGACTGATTATCCTTCCCGTTCTTATTGCCGGAGCAGGCGTGCTTGCCTCGCTGATCGGTGTGCTGGTAGTAGCAAATATGAAAACAAAGGATGCACAGAAGAGTCTGAGTTTCGGGAACTTATTTACCGGGGCTCTTGTTCTCGGATTCGTGGCGATTGTAATCGGAATTGCAGCACCGGATTATCCTTTCAAGGACACCTTCATAATCAATCCCGAATTCGTTTCAAGGTGGAGACTGTTCTTTGCAATAGCTTCGGGACTGATTGCGGGGATAATCATCTCCAAGCTCAGTGAGTACTACACTTCCGATCATTACAAACCGACAAGAAAGCTCGCCAAGGATACTCAAAGCGGCGTAGCAATCAATATTACAGGCGGTCTCGCGCTTGGAATGGGCAGTACGCTCTGGCCCGTGATAACACTAGCAATGGCAATTCTTGGTGCTTACTGGTCTGCCGGTGTATATGGAATCGCGATCGCTGCACTTGGAATGCTTTCCTTTGTCGGATACATTGTTTCAGTAGACTCTTACGGACCGGTAGCGGACAACGCGGGTGGAATCGCTCAGATGGCCAATCTCGATCCGAAGGTCAGAAAGCTGACAGACAGATTGGACTCTGTCGGCAACACGACTGCTGCAATAGGCAAGGGCTTCGCCATAGGTTCTGCAGCCTTTGCCGCTCTGGCGTTGATAGTCTCATACATATGGGGCTCTGCAGGGACTGCAAATGAGATTGTGAACAATCCCGTAATCAACCTCGTAGAACCGTACACACTAATCGGGATCCTAATTGGCGGAATGCTTCCCTTCTTCTTCACTTCATTGTTGATCAAGGGGGTAGCCGATACGGCCAACCTCATGATAGTGGAGATTCGCAGACAGTTCAAAGAGAATCCGGGAATCAGAACTGGCGAGGCGGTGCCTGACTACAAGAAATGTATAGAGATAACTACAAAGGGAGCCGTTAGCAGAATGCTTACTCCCGGTGTGGTCGCGATTGCTTCACCGTTCATAATCGGATTTCTCTTTGGCCGCTCGGCAGTTGCCGGTTTGCTGGTGGGTGGACTTTCAAGCGCGATAATGATAGCCATCTTCAGTGCCAATTCAGGTGGGGCATGGGACAATGCCAAGAAGTTTATCGAAACCGGCGAGTACGGAGGAAAAGGAACTCCAACCCATGAAGCGGCTGTTGTAGGTGACACCGTAGGAGACCCCCTCAAGGATACGGTTGGACCCTCAATGGATATTCTAATAAAGCTCATGGCTGTAGTTTCTCTGGTCTTTGGTTCTCTCTTCCCGGTGACACCGTTCTTCATGTGAAGGAGATATCTTTCTAAAACGCGGCCTCAGGGGCCGCGTTTTCTTTGGGAATCCCTTCATTTCAAAGTATCGGCTGGCCGTGTTAGAATTCTCTCATGGAAACCAAGAAAGCTTTCAGCATGATTTCGTCATACGGTTTTTTTCTCTTTGGATTTACCTCAATAATACTTGGCAGCGCGCTCCCGGCAATCGAGAAAAGTTTCGGGATCGATCATCAGATTGCAGGCGTCTTGCTTTCACTTCCAACGCTCGCCTTCATGTCGTCGGCTTTCGTTGTGAGTGCGCTTACAAATCGTCTCGGACCTTTTAAATTGCTCGCTTTGGGCATCTTCTCTTTTACTGGAGGACTGACCGTTCTCTCGATCGGACGGTCGTTCGCGCTTCTTCTGATTGGAAGCATGGCCGTGAGCTTTGGAACTGGTGCCATGGAGACCTCAATTGGTATTGGGGTCTCCGGAATGAATTATAGAAAGCCCGGTGGAGCGCTCAACCTGATGCATTCGTTATTTGCTGTTGGTTCTATTATTTCGCCATTTCTCGTCGCTGCTTTTCTTGTGGATTATAACTCATGGTGGAAGCCATTTCTGGTAGGCCTTTTTGGAGCGGTGCTTCTAGTTGCCTTTGTTCCGTTTCTCTTAAGAATTCCCTTTGTTGGAACGAGTGAAAAAGCGACTCAGTTCAAGAACGAGGTCTTTTCTCAGAAGATCTTCTGGCTCATCATGGCAGGAGTCCTTCTCTATGTGGGTTATGAGATCGGTTTCACTTCATGGCTTTCAAGCTTCGTTTTTGAGACTAAGGGGATAGATATGAGATATGCAAGCATCTTTCCCGCTCTTCTCTGGGCGGGAATTTTCGTCGGGCGATTACTTGCCGGATTCTTCGTCGATAAACTTGGATACGAGCGGTCGCTTCTGATGATGGTCATAATTGCTTTTGTATCATTTGGAGCAGCATTGCTTCTTCAATCGGCCATAGCGATCGGAGTGGCAGTAGTATTTGCGGGGTTTGGGTTTTCAGGAACTTTCCCCACACTTCAGGCTATCTTGATATCTACTATGAAGAATGGAATAGGTTTTGCAATTGGCATGTTCACAGTAGCCGCATCGATTGGCGGCGCAATTGCTAATTTCTTTGTTGGCTTCCTCGGCCATCAGTTTGGTATGATGGCCGGTGTTGTATTCATAATGTTTCTGATCTTCCTAGAGATTGTCGTAGTGCTTCTCATAATGAGGCTCAGGGCGGTGAAAAGAAATGCATAAGAAAGTCACAGTGATTGGTGCGGGACCTGCCGGTTTGGCAGCGTCAAGAACACTTCTTAGAGAGGGTGTTGACTTCACCCTTTTAGACTCGCGCAGTTTTCCCAGGGAGAAAGGTTGCGCTGGAGGACTTACACCTCGAACGCGAAAAACGATCTCGCAGATATTTCCTGAAGTGGAGATAGATGGTTTTGAAAGCTTCGAGCTTGCCCTCAGTAAGATTACAGATGGATCAGTCAAACATCTGGTGACGCTGGTTTCAAAAAAGCCGATATTCACGACCGTCGACAGAAAGGAATTCGATAGCACTCTGCTGGAATCCGTCATTGATAGAGGGGGAGAGTTTGTCTGCTCAAGAGTAAGAGAGGTGAACAAAAGCGAGGATGCTTTCGTGGTCCGAACAGAAGATGGAGAGTTCACTTCAGACTATGTAATCATTTCTGCGGGAGTCTTCGGAGCGAAGCTCATAGGGCTGGAGCCGCCATGTTACAGCATCGTATCCCACGGTTACAGCTCTCCCACGGGAAGTGCTTCCGTCACCTTTATCCCCAATGGTTACCTTTGGAGTTTCCCTGGTGGGTCTTTCGACTCTGTTGGAGGTGGGGTTTACCCCGATTCGGAGAAGACTCCCTCTTATGAAGAGATGAGTACCTTGATAAAGAGATCTTTCGATGAAGAGATTGATTTGCGGGGGGCACCAATCCCTACTTTCAATACCGATGTAGTTCTTAGTTTGAACAACATATACACGAATTTGCTGGTTGCAGGGGACAGCGCAGGTCTTGTCGATAACTGGATTGGTGCGGGAATTGATTTTGCACTTGATTCAGGGAGGCAGGCGGCCCTGTCGATAGTTGAAGACGGTCACAAAGGAAAGACCGCAAACGAAAGATACCTGGAAAGGCTCTTCCCTATTGCGAGGCATCTGCAGATCGCAGACGCCTTCAGGAAGAGCTTCAACGCGAATTT encodes:
- a CDS encoding sodium-translocating pyrophosphatase; translated protein: MNSLYLPLVAGMISTIFAFIMLRRTLSFSQGSDRMKELSKYIQEGASAFLGEEARKIFLVAVILAAALGIIFQSFKYPIVLLFGALVSELAGVIGMYAATRANARVAAGAESGLSSAFKVAFSSGSVMGLAVAGFSLTGLAIVMLVFKSSFLFESITDISKAFGRISYIDGVMIISSYSLGASLIALFDRVGGGMYTKAADMSADLVGKIEEHIEEDDPKNPATIADNVGDNVGDVAGLGADILESYVASIVSAIVLAIFMKFADHGTMTEAQYYGLIILPVLIAGAGVLASLIGVLVVANMKTKDAQKSLSFGNLFTGALVLGFVAIVIGIAAPDYPFKDTFIINPEFVSRWRLFFAIASGLIAGIIISKLSEYYTSDHYKPTRKLAKDTQSGVAINITGGLALGMGSTLWPVITLAMAILGAYWSAGVYGIAIAALGMLSFVGYIVSVDSYGPVADNAGGIAQMANLDPKVRKLTDRLDSVGNTTAAIGKGFAIGSAAFAALALIVSYIWGSAGTANEIVNNPVINLVEPYTLIGILIGGMLPFFFTSLLIKGVADTANLMIVEIRRQFKENPGIRTGEAVPDYKKCIEITTKGAVSRMLTPGVVAIASPFIIGFLFGRSAVAGLLVGGLSSAIMIAIFSANSGGAWDNAKKFIETGEYGGKGTPTHEAAVVGDTVGDPLKDTVGPSMDILIKLMAVVSLVFGSLFPVTPFFM
- a CDS encoding MFS transporter — protein: METKKAFSMISSYGFFLFGFTSIILGSALPAIEKSFGIDHQIAGVLLSLPTLAFMSSAFVVSALTNRLGPFKLLALGIFSFTGGLTVLSIGRSFALLLIGSMAVSFGTGAMETSIGIGVSGMNYRKPGGALNLMHSLFAVGSIISPFLVAAFLVDYNSWWKPFLVGLFGAVLLVAFVPFLLRIPFVGTSEKATQFKNEVFSQKIFWLIMAGVLLYVGYEIGFTSWLSSFVFETKGIDMRYASIFPALLWAGIFVGRLLAGFFVDKLGYERSLLMMVIIAFVSFGAALLLQSAIAIGVAVVFAGFGFSGTFPTLQAILISTMKNGIGFAIGMFTVAASIGGAIANFFVGFLGHQFGMMAGVVFIMFLIFLEIVVVLLIMRLRAVKRNA
- a CDS encoding FAD-dependent monooxygenase codes for the protein MHKKVTVIGAGPAGLAASRTLLREGVDFTLLDSRSFPREKGCAGGLTPRTRKTISQIFPEVEIDGFESFELALSKITDGSVKHLVTLVSKKPIFTTVDRKEFDSTLLESVIDRGGEFVCSRVREVNKSEDAFVVRTEDGEFTSDYVIISAGVFGAKLIGLEPPCYSIVSHGYSSPTGSASVTFIPNGYLWSFPGGSFDSVGGGVYPDSEKTPSYEEMSTLIKRSFDEEIDLRGAPIPTFNTDVVLSLNNIYTNLLVAGDSAGLVDNWIGAGIDFALDSGRQAALSIVEDGHKGKTANERYLERLFPIARHLQIADAFRKSFNANLDEKLDLLKGRTAGKLLINYLSGYVKGPYRLTLKSLFTSGVKSRSTHN